The Esox lucius isolate fEsoLuc1 chromosome 20, fEsoLuc1.pri, whole genome shotgun sequence region ACATACCACACTGCTCATGCCCTACTGACCACATACCACACTGCTCATGCCCTACTGACCACATTTCACACTGCTCATGCCCTACTGACCACATTTCACACTGCTCATGCCCTACTGACCACATTTCACACTGCTCATGCCATTTTGACCACATTTCACACTGCTCATGCCATACTGACCACATACCACACTGCTCATGCCATACTGACCACATACCACACTGCTCATGCCATACTGACCACATACCACACTGCTCAAGCCATACTGACCACATACCACACTGCTCAAGCCATACTGACCACATACCACACTGCTCAAGCCATACTGACCACATACCACACTGCTCAAGCCATACTGACCACATACCACACTGCTCAAGCCATACTGACCACATTTCACACTGCTCATGCCATACTGACCACATACCACACTTCTCATGCCATATTGACCACATACCACACTTCTCATGCCATATTGACCACATACCACACTGCTCATGCCATATTGACCACATACCACACTGCTCATGCCATATTGACCACATACCACACTGCTCATCACATATTGCTTGAATATGCACCAATAGCATAGCTATACTTCTATGGTGTCAGTGGGGTATATGaggcttaaaaaaaacaaagaaaatgtagatGTAGCACTACTTAAATGGACCAACATTACAAATCCACCAAAACAACTGTCATTCTGACCATGGGCTCAAATCCAAGTGTATTTCCTGTAGTACATGGTGTTATGAATGCAACAGAAACTATTTCACTAACTGAATCTCCTACTCCTCCCCTTGGAAGGGACATAATGGCATCCCATTATGctttcacacacatacagactaCACATTACATACACATAGCCTACtatacactaaacacacacacaaaaatatacatagaccccaaaagagggagaaaacagTGTTCGATCAGTTTGAGGTGAACTGGGTGGAAGGAGCAGAGGGAGACTCAGAAAACACTGACCACACGATCTTTGGCACACAAACAAATGGCATTCGATCTAGTTATCTTGTCCAAAATACCAAGACCCTTTCAGCAAACTGTCGATTTGACTTCTTTTCCAGGCAACACTACTGCCATCACATAAGCAGTTCCAATCAGCCTTCACCAAATGTTTATGGTctaatttgttatttttcacCAACGTAGTCTGACAGACCTGCTCTGTGAGGTGAGTGATGATGACCTCATAGGCTGGTGCTCAGGGCAGGCGTGGCCATCCTGCCAGGGCCCTCTACAGGCTGAGCAGAAGGTGGCGTGACAGGCTGGGCAGGGCACAGATGTAGGCTGCCCCTCTGAGCTGGGCCCGACACTGCAGACAGCCTGGCACTCCAGAACCGGGCACCACACTCTACTAGGGTCCAGCTGTACCCCTGAAACACAACATGGGTCAATGTACCGTGTGTATTTGAATGAACACCCAACAAAAAGTGTTCATCTAAACAGACAAATGATTGGTGAAAGGCTCCTAGATGCACTAGAGTAGTGTGCCTTTTCAGTAGGACTTCAAATTGACGGAGTAAAAAAAGCACATCCTGTGTTGGATATTTTGAGGCGAACACCATAAGTAAACAGCTTTTCGACTTAattggatacattttttatggCATTTGATTTACCACTGAAATGTGACTAATATTGCTTTTTTGCTGTTTTGCTGCTAAAAAGCCAAATTTTACTTGTCTTTAACTTTTCTGCATTGTTTTCTTACTTGCACCTCCAAACTAGATTGGATTCAACTTtatgtaattgaacagtacaaatacagtacaacgaaatgcacttagcatctaaccagaagtgcaaatagaggagggcaggaaATGCACAAGTATTAAGGAtggtgtatgttacaagtggaatgtatagatgtgcaataaaggaaatacagtgcaaatggcaatactaaatgagcaacgaaggcaaataggggagggcagaaaaacTATTAAGTTTATGTTTGTACAAGtgggaatgaatagttgtgcgatgaggcaaatgcaaggaCAAATGGCcattctgactgtgcaatcaagcaagttggaggtgtaaggcAGTCAGGTAAGATAAGGTTTCACGAACAGAGAAGAATATAATCTTTATAACTTCCAGTAAATCTTAGACCGCTGCTTGTATTGCCATTTTATACTGGTTCGGTAGCTCAAAGGACAGTCCCATTAGTAGTTAATAGTTACAGTAGCTACAGTTACAGTAGTTACAGGAGTTCCATTTATAGTAACCCTTCAGCTTGTTTGGGACTGACTGAGGAAAGTTATAAGACTCAAGGGGTCTGTCTAGAGACAACAATCCCACATGCCAGACCTGACCAGGTTGGTGGCAGAATGCTAATGAACAGTACCTCGTTCAAACTTCAGTCTCTGGTACAGCTCGACCTGATCTGCAGAGGCAAAACAGGCTATCTgtagaaaaacaacataatgagtCACATGCCTGGAAAGTCCTGATCCCAGATCTGTCTGTACAGCCAACTTCTATGGTCAGGTCTCAAACAGATCTGTCTGTACAGCCAACTTCTATGGTCAGGTCTCAAACAGATCTGTCTGTACAGCCAACTTCTATGGTCAGGTCTCAAACAGATCTGTCTGTACAGCCAACTTCTATGGTCAGGTCTCAAACAGATCTGTCTGTACAGCCAACTTCTATGGTCAGGTCTCAAACAGATCTGTCTGTACAGCCAACTTCTATGGTCAGGTCTCAAACAGATCTGTCTGTACAGCCAACTTCTAAAGTCAGATGTCAAACAGATCTGCATCCAGGCTTCcatgttgtgttgttgtattCTACAGTTCATACCACACCTGAATAAAACACAGGCCAGTTGACAATGACATATGCAAGTTCAAACTGTGGCAGCATGATGTAAGACATGGAACAGCTGTCAAAATTTCAAAAGCTCTTTGCAAACACTCAATGTCAATTCACTCTTACCCAAAACATGCTAACCCTACTTGTTTAGCAGTGAGTGGTATCTTATCCAAATGGTTCAAACACTGATATTGCTTTTTCCAACCATGTTCGAAATGGAACAGTTCCCTATACATCGCCCTATAAAGAGATTAGGAGTACCTCAGAGTTGAGTAGGACTCCTGTCCTCTGACAGGCCATGTCTGGACACGTGACTGGGCCGCCCCCACCCTCCCGGATTGCCAGTTGAACATACTGCTTCAGACACTGAGGGGACAGAGAACAATGACATCCACACAGAAGTTCATACGTGCCTATGGGGCGAGGCTCAGATGAAGGCCATGTGCAGAAGGGCCAGGCCCATGTGAAATGTcctgagaggaaaaaaaaaacaacaccccTCTGATATGTAGATCAGGGGTTACATCAAACTATTGACATGTCTATATGCAACTTTCAGCTACATTCGCCTATTGAACGTGGCTCTCCATGAATGTTGATCTAGACATTATATGACACACAGAGCAGTGGTTTTCAAATCTCTCCTCAGGGAACCCAAAGACGTCCCATATCTTAGCTGTAGCCCCGGACTAGCACAGCAGATTCATTTATCAAAGGCTTGAGGATTAGTGGACAAGTTGAATCAGGCGTGCTAGTTCAGGAGTAGTTCGGATACCTAGACCGGCTTGGGTTCCTTCAGGGGAGAATTTAAAACCACTGATTTAGAGTACTGTCACTACCACTCAAACTATTCTCTTAGAAACATTTTGAttcaacaaccacaacaaaacTAAAACTGCTGTTCCATTCATAGaaaaactgttgttttgtttatcaGAAAGGTCAGACCAATATGCCACACCCTTACACTGCTACATCAGAAGGCAGGGGGCGTGGTGTTTATTAACAGTGGGTACATAGTACCGGGTAAGAAgccaatgtaatgtaatgtatgtattgtattgaCAGCAACTCTCCGAACATTAACTGGAGTCTGAACTGCATCCCTATAGTGTTTGACGCAGACACAACCTGTCATTGTGTACAATTCCAGGATGCATCGCAACACCACATTTGAAGTGAAGGTGGTCTAAAGCAGTGCAATGCATAGGGGTTAGGGCGCCATTCTGGATGCACGGTGCGTTTAAACTTGGCCTAGAAACTCTGACTAGAGCTCGGAGTCATGCCAATAACAGCCAGTCAGACAACTCCAAGTCAGGATATTTATCTGTGTCATGACACCACCTCAGTGTGAATGAGTACTGTATTCCAGagataaaaaagtatttgtattatgTAAATATCACTTTACAGATCGTAATGTGcccttgacaaataaaatatacattgttaCCCTTGCCAATGTGAGACATGAGAAGATGTTTACCAACCATAGTGCAGAAGACACAGTTACAGGTGTGCAGTGTGCTGGTTGATGCTTTTGGGTGCTCAATAAGGCACAGCTTGCAGTAGACCATCACTTCAGACTTGGCTGAGGAAGGGCTCTGACCCTGGGCTGGACTGCTGTCGGCCATGGAGCACTGATCCTGGGCTGGACTGCAGCTGGCCATGGAGCCCTTATCCTGGCTCTGACCCTGGGCTGGACTGCTGTCGGCCATGAGGAAGCAGAAGGGTCAGACAGTCGGCGCTGCCTGAAAGCTTCCTGGAAGTTTTTCTTCTTAGCCCATCTGCAGGAGGAAATGGGGAGCACTGTCCTCCATGTTCCTTGAGAACAGAAGATGAAAAATAATGAACGAACAGCTTTAAAAACATAAGTGGTGTTTAAAACAACTAATGATAACTTTTCAAAACAGCTGATGATGACCTTGTCGGTCTACACATAATGATGAGCTGATGATGACCTTGTCGGTCTACACATTAACAAGAGACGTTTAAAACAGGCAAGAGGTTTGCAGACAACTTCCAGGCTGCCTCCCAAACAGCACTATATTCCTTACATAGCAAAGTGCACATCTTTTGACCAGAGGCCTATTTCAAACACTGACCCAGACAAATGCTTAGTACTTCCTGTTAATGTACAGAGGGGCCATTAGTACCGAGGGACAGTATTACTGTATTCAGCTGTTGGCAACCTGCCTGTTTTAGATATCTTAACAGCGCAACACAGCCATGCTGATCCTCTGGTGTTGGGCCCTGAGAACGAGGACAGACCCAGAGCCAACTCTGCCCTCTCCAGTCAAATCCTGTGAGCACTACGGAATGAGCTCAAAAGTTGCTGCCCATTGGCCTATCAATCACACTTTCCACATAAAGTGCAGTTGTTGTTTAAATCGGCATGCAAATAAATACCAATGAAATCAATGGTGCCAACATTGCTGTCCTAATTTAGTGTGCACCTCTATCTAACATTGATTTACGGCACACGACACGTGCAGAACACTGGTAGTTGCACTTGAATGTGCTTTCTTTTATTTAAGCACGGTCATTCCTCTCTTTCCCATAGCAGTGAAGCATTCTGCTTTGTGGTAGAGACCAGAGAACAGGATGAAGACATCTAAAATGTTGCTTATGTTTGTTGGCCAGTCGCCCTCCTGTTTCTCCGGCACAATAATTTAGCAGCTAGCATTTACAATCAGACCAGTTACTAATAGTAACACAAActcaatgttttacattgtgacACAGTGGGGGTGTATTACTTTCGATCTGAACACACCTCGATCTATTGGCCTGGAAAGTACCAgccatttttgaaatgtttaagaAATTGTAGAAGTTAGAGGAAATAACTGACACTGTGGTATTTTGACAAAACAATTAAGCcattgacaaaataatttagaTGACAAAGGTTAGAGTAGAATGCCTACATTAAGAACaatatgttaatattttcaATTGTTGATTTAAAACCAAACGACCTTTCATCATTATCAGGTTTCACATCCATAAGCTCAGTTGCAAACCATGCTATAGACTGTAATTGACATTCCCCATGGATAAAGATCTAGGTTGAATTCCAACCAGGGATCAAAGCCTCATTGTCCAGCACACAAGCAGAAACGGAAACCAGCTCAGCCATACATACAGAGTGACTGGATATGTTCTGTTGAAAAGAGGCAGCTAAGGACAGGGCCTTCGTCCGAACCTATGTTGCTGGACTGTATATAGGACTATATaatctcgtgtgtgtgtgtgtgtgtgtgagagagagagacatagcgAAAACGAGAgtaaggagagaggaagaaatagaaagggaaagaaaaatctACTGCCCATAATGCGGAAATAAATGTCAACAAAATTTCTACTCCAAATCCTCTTCAAATTATGTTAtaataaaagtttaaaaaaatacaaacgtTATCATTGTAACATTACAATTGTTTATAACCTCTTTGTGCAAGGATGCACTTaagaaattatatcaattattcATCAAATGAGGAATAACCTGAAATTGTATGGTATCGTGACTTcattatatagcatgttttacaCAGCACACATGATCAATCTGGCATCAGTACCTTCCATCGCAATTCTGAAACAAACGCAAATCAAAAGCcttttccaaataaaaaataaatgccaaacaagttaacacaataaaatgaatacGGAAACACAGacaataaagagagagagagggtgggtcCTACCTTTCTGGTCGGGTTGCACACTGCGTGTAGCCTAGGAGCAGCTTCTGTTCAGATTCAAAGACGCAGTGCTTTTACTATGACAAGACACATCTGTTGATACAATCACCTACAAAACACCCCCGCTCGGTTGCCAGAAGATTCACAAACACCTATTTACTCCTTCAGACTGCAGTAAAAACAATTCCCCGCATGGCCTAGAGTCACAAATTACAAATGTGGCGTAAAACATTCAGAACAAAACCCCATATTTCCAGATAGGCATATATACGTTGTTTGCCAGTGTGTTCGTGCGTATTGTTCAACCAACGATGTCCTTCCTGCTATGCCTGCCTTCCCAGAAAGTGGTAGCGTATTGGTGGAATGTCCTAATTTAGCTTGCCGCTGGTGGTTACTTTAGGTTAGTCTAAAATAAAAGCGAAAGTTAAAGCGCTTCTTTATCATTGACTGGATTTGGGAAATTGactcttttcattttatttgcattattaaTTAATCTAGAAAGCTTTTCTATGGCCGCTAAATATATCTAATGTTATTGGTTTGACCATAATCCAGCTAGATGCCGTACAAGagattataatttaaaaaatgcccgtaaaagtaaaaaaaaagaaagaatataATTGTTAAATTATTGCGATGTGTTATActtgttttgttaaaaaaaaacagaggggGAATTTGAGGCGAGTGGGAAACTCCTGAAAAGTCTGCGCGTGCGCCACAACACGGGGAAATTCTCTTTCGGTAGTTTTGGTTCTGCTGCATGTAACCGAAGATTATTTAGTATAAAGATAAACAGAACGTGCTTCTCCAAAAGAAAACCCCGATGACACGTAGGCGATGTTGTGACGTTTTGCGAGACCTAATCGAGTCAACCTGCGAGTAGCGCCGAACTGCGCATCTGCAAGCTCTGAAGTCAAAGGAAGTATTTCCACATTAAGGTGTTTTGGTCTTAAATTAAATCGCGTCTTTTTATCACTTTCACTGGGTtgttgaaattacatttcagttatcTAAGAAATTGATTCAAGTCTATGTTTTGCATTTACTTTTTGAGATAATTAGCAACTAAGGAAGAGTATATCACAATTCCCAGAGACCCATGGTCTGGCGAGCGTGCTTCGCATTCCAAACGACATTACCGGAAGTCTCTCAATGTCATGCCtcttatatttaaaatatctttGATGTAGGGAACCTACAAGAGCCGACTACCCTATCGCCgctattcattttaaatgaagcACGCGATCCGATACCGTGTTACCTTGTAATGTAGCTTTAATTGTTAGGTAAAATTCACAATTATGTTACAAAGTGACGGACAAAATGAGATCTTACCAGGTaagaaataattttgtttaatgACTTATCTATTTTAAAACGCCATCGAATCTATTCTTAACAATAGTTATAGGCTATGATAACCAATCTAGGGAAGTTAACAgataacaaaaaacaactggGCATTTGAAATACTGGTGTTTGATAGTGAATACCAGATATTTCCATTACATTCTGTTATACataattatgtaaatatattataattatcaaGTTCTAACAACTATAACATGTCGTTTATTCAATTGTCAGACTAAAAATAAATCTGCGGTTTTTGCATTCTCTCTCATCAAAGAAAGGCGCCTGCAGCTCCAGTTGCATGTTCTTAGCAAATCAATCTCGTGCTCTCTGGTGGAAAGGCTGTGCATACAATTGTTGAGTTCCAGGACCATGACTGAGTATGAGAGCCAGGTAATCAGGTCCAAGGAAACAGACATGCAGAAGGCTTCCCAGCTGCTGCAGGTGGTCCTTAAAAAGGGCCGCAATGCTTGTCTACTCTTCTACAAAGATCTAGAGAGGTGTTGCCCAGAATTGTTTGAAAGAGTCACAGGCCTCCAAGGTAAACCCAATTACATAATTATACAAATGCTTTAGTTTTCagtaaatgttgtgttttattgtgaTTTAGTGATTAGATTAAAAGTGGGATTTTTAGAGGTAGTTTAATCTAGaggacacattttctttttttatgtgtgttaCATTGTATTCTCTTTTATAGCTGTGAAAACCCAACATAATTCGGAGATGTCAGGTGAGGCTTAAGAACTTCCCATTCCTCATGTAAAACCCTAAGTTCCTATTTAGaaagtgttttctttgtgtgtccTAACAAAATCCCAAAGAAAATTTCTCCAAAATGTCATCATCGTAAATCAAGGTTTATTGAGATGTATTTCACTTTTCTTCCATTATTGTTCTATTATTAGAAACAGACATTTTCCCCTTTTTCAACTCATCCCCATTGTCTCACATCCCACACAACAGAGAAGCGAAACCACTGTCCCGCAACTTATGTCATCAACATCAGCCATTCAACCTTGAGTAACTTCATCATTGGTGGAGGCAGTTTTCAACATGTGACAACTTGCACACAACAGCCTCTAACTCAAGATTCAGTGGCTCTTCCGCAGGGTATGTTTCATTCTGTGTAACAGTCAGATCCTGGCTTGTCCATTGATTGCCGATGTAATTGGAGAAGTCCATTCATTTCTGTTAATCGTTCTATTACAGAGACAATGGAAGCCAAGTATGAAAGTGACCACCAGAGGGCAGTACAGGCTTGTACAGATCCAAAATTCCAGAGTGTCCAGGTCTATCGGTCCAAGCTGCAGTATGTCATAATTGGGGACAGCAACACCATGGA contains the following coding sequences:
- the rnf144b gene encoding E3 ubiquitin-protein ligase RNF144B isoform X1 codes for the protein MVYCKLCLIEHPKASTSTLHTCNCVFCTMCLKQYVQLAIREGGGGPVTCPDMACQRTGVLLNSEIACFASADQVELYQRLKFERGVQLDPSRVWCPVLECQAVCSVGPSSEGQPTSVPCPACHATFCSACRGPWQDGHACPEHQPMRSSSLTSQSRRRSCSDSDLPIKQCPICGVYIERNQGCAQMLCKSCKHTFCWYCLQNLDGDIFLRHYDKGPCRNKLGHSRASVMWNRTQVVGILVGVSVIVLVTSPLLLLASPCILCCVWKPCRGSKKRRKKKDLPQL
- the rnf144b gene encoding E3 ubiquitin-protein ligase RNF144B isoform X2; translation: MVYCKLCLIEHPKASTSTLHTCNCVFCTMCLKQYVQLAIREGGGGPVTCPDMACQRTGVLLNSEIACFASADQVELYQRLKFERGVQLDPSRVWCPVLECQAVCSVGPSSEGQPTSVPCPACHATFCSACRGPWQDGHACPEHQPMRSSSLTSQSRRRSCSDSDLPIKQCPICGVYIERNQGCAQMLCKSCKHTFCWYCLQNLDGDIFLRNCDHCYMFRVLYSWGTVIICLGY
- the si:dkey-29h14.10 gene encoding uncharacterized protein si:dkey-29h14.10, which produces MLQSDGQNEILPERRLQLQLHVLSKSISCSLVERLCIQLLSSRTMTEYESQVIRSKETDMQKASQLLQVVLKKGRNACLLFYKDLERCCPELFERVTGLQAVKTQHNSEMSEKRNHCPATYVINISHSTLSNFIIGGGSFQHVTTCTQQPLTQDSVALPQETMEAKYESDHQRAVQACTDPKFQSVQVYRSKLQYVIIGDSNTMEVRDTVEVEEEEEEEEEVEVVEEEEEEEEDPMESN